The region CACTTAATTCTTACATCAACAGCAAAAATTTTGTTTTCAGATGTTATCATTAGTGGATTTAAGTCAACCTCCATAATTTCTTTATGATTTATCATCATTTGTGCAAGATTTTTGATAATAGATTTTATCGTGTTAATATCTGCAGATTCCTCACCCCGGACACCTTGAATAATTTTTCCGATTTTTGTTGAGTTAAGCATTTGATCAATATCGTTTTCTGTTAAGTAAGCAGAACGAATAACTGTATCATCAAGATATTCTACATATTTGCCGCCGGAACCAAACATAATCATCGGGCCAAAACTTGAATCGCGGAAAGCCCCGACTAATAATTCAAACTTAGTGGTCAAAAAAGGCTGAATCAGAAATGAATCAAGCTGTATGTTTCTGCTGCTAAAATCCCAAATCATTTTTTCACAAGTTTTAATAAGCTCAGATTTGGTTTTTATATTAAGCACAACCCCTTTCAAATCAGTTTTATGGATAATCTTTTCACCAACAGCTTTAAGAACTACGGGAAAATGTATTTCCCTTTTATTCAATTCATCAATGCTGTGCATTTCATTTTTTACAACCGGCAGATGATAATGATTACACAAATCATTAACATCGCTTTGAGTAAGAAACCGTCCTGCTTTATTTAACAGATTAAAATCTTTAATTATCTCATCAGGATAAACCCTGTTAGAGTCCGGTCTCCTTCCCCAGTATTTCAGAAGATTATTAATAACTACCGCCGGGTCTTCTGGTCTCCGGAACAATGCACGTTTGGTTTTTGATTCAACTCTGTACTCCTGCCAGAATTCTGGCAACGGCATAACAACCTGAAATATTGGTTTCTCTGATTTTATTTCGTTAATTCCTTCGATTACAGGTAAAGCTTTAACCATTATCGGTTCTACAAAGACCGAAATAACTGAATCAACATTTTCATCCTGAACAAGAATTTCATTTACAGCTTTAAACTGTTCTGCTGTTCCGCCTGGAAGAAGATCAACGGGATTATTAACGCTTCCTTCCGGATGAACTATTTCTTTAAGTTTTAATTTTGTTTCCTGCGAAAGATCAGCCAACACGAGATTATTTTTTTCAAGAGTATCAACTGTTAGAATTGCCGGTCCGCCTGCATTTGTTACAACCGCAACACGGTTACCTTTCGGTGCCGGAAATTCTTCAAATCCTTTTACAGTATTGAACATATCGTTCAGATCATCAGCACGAATAATTCCAAACTGATTTAATACTGCATCAACTACCTTATCACTGCTTCCTAAAGCGCCCGTATGTGACGAAGCAGCTTTAATACCGCTTGATGTTCTTCCTCCCTTTACAACAATAACCGGTTTTGTGATCTTTTGATCAATAAAATATTTTATAAACTTTTCACCATCAACAAAACTTTCAAGATAGTAGGTGATAACATTAACATCTTTACAATTCTGCCAGTACTCCAGCAGATCATTCTCGTTTACATCAGCTTTATTTCCAACGCTGATAAATTGTCCGAAACGAATATCGGTTTCGCGTAATGAGTTTAATACAGCAGCACCGATAGCACCGCTTTGTGAGCAGAAAGCCATTGTTCCTTCCTTTGGTTCTTCTGCTACAAAAGTTGCATTCATCTTAACCGAAGAAAGTGCATTAATAATCCCCATACAATTTGGTCCAACCAATCTTGCATTAGAATCATGAATAATTTTTAAAATTCTTTCCTCTGCATCTGCCCCTGCTTCTCCTGTTTCTTTAAATCCGGCAGTGATCAGTATAATAGCCTGAGTTTTTTTAGCAATCAATTCTTTGATTGTATCTTCGACAAATTGCTTTGGCACCATAACAATTGCAAGATCAATTCTATAATCTATTGAACTGATTGTTGGATAACATTTAAAGCCGAGAATTTCATCTGCCTTTGGATTTACAAGAGCTAAATCGCCGGTATAACCGTATTGTTTTACTGATTTGGTCAATTCGTAACCGAGGCTTTTTGGTTTTGAAGATGCACCAACGATGCAGATTGTATCGGGGTAGAAGTATTGATCAAAAACGGAATCCATATTTTACCAATCTTTATTTTTTTTGATATACCAAAATTAAGGTAAAGAGATGAGAAATTGAATGTTGTCTCAAGATTATCCGATTATAATTTCTGTTAATTATAAGCATAACTCTAAAAAAAAATTGCACGATAAATAAACGCGCAAATTATTAGGGAGAATGTTTGTTAAATTTTTTAACGTTTGTTGTAGGAACAATGATATTTCATCCGCAAAAAATTACCCGCGTTTACAAAATAGCAGTACTGCCGCCCAGACTGTTATGTGTACCGCGGGTAATTATTAAAACCGTCTTATCATCCAAATTAATGAAGAGATATGTTTAACCCCTATCTTGGTCTTATCATATTCTCAGGCTTAAGTAAGTCATCAAGCTCTGCTTTTGATAATAACTTCTGCTCAAGCACTAATTCATAAACTCCGCGATTTGTTTCGAGAGCCTCTTTAGCAAGCTTAGTACAAGTTTCATAACCAAGTGCCGGATTAAGTGCAGTAACAATTCCGATACTTCCTTCAACAAGTTTTCTGCATCTGTCTTTATTTGCAGTAATGCCGTCGATACATCTTACTTTAAGTGTCATCATTCCATTCTTAAGCATTTCAATAGATTCAAATAAACTTTGAACAATTACAGGTTCAAAAACATTAAGCTCAAGCTGACCTCCTTCTGCGGCAAGTGTTACAACTAAATCGTTTCCTATAACTTTAAATGCAATTTGTGTTACAACTTCTGGTATAACCGGATTAACCTTACCAGGCATTATAGATGAACCTGGCTGCATCGGCGGCAGGTTGATCTCGTTAATTCCGGTTCTTGGTCCTGATGATAACAATCTTAAATCATTGCTGATCTTTGAAAGTTTAACAGCTAACCTTTTAACAGCGGAAGAGAACATTATAAATGCACCTGTATCCTGTGTAGCTTCAACAAGATTTTCTGCAAGCACAATATCCAATCCTGTAGCTTCTCTTAAATGTGTAACAACTTTAGCTGAGTAATCAGGATGAGAATTAATTCCGGTTCCGATTGCTGTGGCACCCATATTAACTTCTAAAAATAACTTTGCATTTTGTTCAAGCCTCTTAACTTCTTCATTCAGCATAACAGCATAAGCTTCAAATTCCTGCCCGAGTGTCATTGGAACCGCATCCTGCAATTGAGTTCTTCCCATCTTAATTATACCCGAAAACTCATCTGCTTTTTTTCTAAATGATTCTATCAGCTCCTGCAGAACTTCTACTAACTTTTTCTTTGAGTTGATTAAGGCAATTTTAACTGCAGTAGGATAAGCATCATTTGTGGATTGAGACAAATTAACATGGTTATTAGGGTGACAATATTTATAATCACCTTTTTCATATCCTAAAATTTCAAGAGCACGGTTTGCGATAACCTCATTAGCATTCATATTTGTTGATGTTCCGGCACCGCCCTGAATCATATCAACCACAAAATGTGAGTGTAATTTTCCGTTTATTATCTCATCACAAGCCTGAACAATTGCACCTGATATTGGTTTGGATAAAAGACCCAGATCATAATTAGCCTTTGCAGCAGCTTTTTTAACCATTGCAAGTGCTTCAATAAGAACAGGATAAAAATCTAACGTTACTCCGCTAATGTTAAAATTTTCCAGTGCCCGCAGTGTTTGCACTCCGTAATAATACTCGTGCGGAACTTCGCGATTACCAAGTAAATCATGTTCGTTCCTTGTTCTGCCAGACTGATATTGAGCAGCGATATTTATTACCCGTGTATTTGCAGCACTCATTCTTCTTGAGATAACTCTTCCAATGCTTGAAAGAATCGCTACTGCTGTTTCGTTGTCCTCTTTCATTAATTGTTTGAAACTATCTCTTGATAAAATAAAAATTATAGAATC is a window of Ignavibacterium sp. DNA encoding:
- a CDS encoding acetate--CoA ligase family protein; protein product: MDSVFDQYFYPDTICIVGASSKPKSLGYELTKSVKQYGYTGDLALVNPKADEILGFKCYPTISSIDYRIDLAIVMVPKQFVEDTIKELIAKKTQAIILITAGFKETGEAGADAEERILKIIHDSNARLVGPNCMGIINALSSVKMNATFVAEEPKEGTMAFCSQSGAIGAAVLNSLRETDIRFGQFISVGNKADVNENDLLEYWQNCKDVNVITYYLESFVDGEKFIKYFIDQKITKPVIVVKGGRTSSGIKAASSHTGALGSSDKVVDAVLNQFGIIRADDLNDMFNTVKGFEEFPAPKGNRVAVVTNAGGPAILTVDTLEKNNLVLADLSQETKLKLKEIVHPEGSVNNPVDLLPGGTAEQFKAVNEILVQDENVDSVISVFVEPIMVKALPVIEGINEIKSEKPIFQVVMPLPEFWQEYRVESKTKRALFRRPEDPAVVINNLLKYWGRRPDSNRVYPDEIIKDFNLLNKAGRFLTQSDVNDLCNHYHLPVVKNEMHSIDELNKREIHFPVVLKAVGEKIIHKTDLKGVVLNIKTKSELIKTCEKMIWDFSSRNIQLDSFLIQPFLTTKFELLVGAFRDSSFGPMIMFGSGGKYVEYLDDTVIRSAYLTENDIDQMLNSTKIGKIIQGVRGEESADINTIKSIIKNLAQMMINHKEIMEVDLNPLMITSENKIFAVDVRIKC
- the aspA gene encoding aspartate ammonia-lyase, whose product is MEKTQIQEFLKQIQLFKELNDSQLKIICEKIKVENFSANSMVFNENNIRQNLFVIYDGEVELFKRTPYGGEKRLSIFSKYDFLGEGALMDDSPHSTSARATIDSIIFILSRDSFKQLMKEDNETAVAILSSIGRVISRRMSAANTRVINIAAQYQSGRTRNEHDLLGNREVPHEYYYGVQTLRALENFNISGVTLDFYPVLIEALAMVKKAAAKANYDLGLLSKPISGAIVQACDEIINGKLHSHFVVDMIQGGAGTSTNMNANEVIANRALEILGYEKGDYKYCHPNNHVNLSQSTNDAYPTAVKIALINSKKKLVEVLQELIESFRKKADEFSGIIKMGRTQLQDAVPMTLGQEFEAYAVMLNEEVKRLEQNAKLFLEVNMGATAIGTGINSHPDYSAKVVTHLREATGLDIVLAENLVEATQDTGAFIMFSSAVKRLAVKLSKISNDLRLLSSGPRTGINEINLPPMQPGSSIMPGKVNPVIPEVVTQIAFKVIGNDLVVTLAAEGGQLELNVFEPVIVQSLFESIEMLKNGMMTLKVRCIDGITANKDRCRKLVEGSIGIVTALNPALGYETCTKLAKEALETNRGVYELVLEQKLLSKAELDDLLKPENMIRPR